In one Colletotrichum destructivum chromosome 2, complete sequence genomic region, the following are encoded:
- a CDS encoding Putative Acyl transferase domain superfamily, phosphopantetheine binding ACP domain, thiolase: MEEPIAIVGLSARLPGDGDTPERFFESLLAGRSARTEVPQDRYNADAFWHPDADRSGATRVRHGHFLKGSISAFDAPFFSITPTEARSIDPQQRGMLESVYKALENAGIPLDTVAGSRTGVYVGCFTADYNDHIAKDLDIPNKYSALGTVASMLSNRVSWFFDFRGPSVTVDTACSSSLVAVHEACMSLKLREISMAVVGGCNLILTPEMTLKLDAAGVLGPDGRSYSFDHRANGYGRGEGFGAVVLKRVSDAIRDGDVIRAVIRNSSTNQDGRSPGITQPTRAGQAALIRHVYDRANLDPALTRFAEAHGTGTPVGDPIEAGALADVFAPHRSPDEPLYVGALKSNVGHLEGAAGVAAVIKGVLTLESGVIPGNMGFERRNPEIRDAWNLAFPTAPTVWPQRGLRRMSVNSFGVGGSNAHVVMDDALHFLKRHRLVGNHRTEAVPNIARHLSAPLTNGSRADDANASSHRPSDSGIDLSGSESEDLPRLCVLSTHDPDASYRLRKSYKAYLAAKLSQGVMGEAAQLRLLRDLSYTLGSRRTHHSWRTACIANSPRQLQKALEEGPAPVRAKPKPCLAFIFTGQGAQWAAMGIELLAYRAFQESLFAADRYLNDLGCRWSLTFELSRPKSSSRIDDPEFCQPICTALQVALVDLLTTWGVFPHAIAGHSSGEVAAAYAAGAISREAAWKVAYHRGRLSAKLARSESRPKTGMAAVGLDKASTEAAIDRVNRLGGDGTLEIACMNSADSQTVSGDAQKIRRLVEMLGEEKVFARRLNVDVAYHSQYMRAVAEEYLQAMGGDLEKGALKSPFEPRFYSSTTGAAIALSQLRRPDYWVKNLVSPVRFTESVMEMLKGSPVPKFNGHVNGDVRQEAVIEPITDFLEIGPHSALRGPLSSTVKQVRGSSAVDYHSVLHRQKPAVGTILEAIGTLFCHGHGFNLARVNEADEPHGPRPLMLTNLPSYPFDHSKEYWVESTLSSGFRKRSAGRHELLGAPVPGGFNADNAAWHNYIRLTESPWIEDHKVSGDVLYPAAGMLVMAIEASRQVADRTKALRGFRFRDVSFKLALRVPDDASGVESQFYLRRYRDSSLSDDGPSSWHEFQLWTLQDDKWREHCHGFVQTEYEAEDRPVRSNMIEDDVVTGDNLLGCATEVSVERLYRNLSDSGLEFGPTFQTLSNVRVGEHLDMTATVDSPGERVKQTMPYQYLQPHLVHPATLDAVVHANLVPVVSGNKDAKSTRVPTYLSDGWISARHDLSHDSYAVSAESKMLGRNEVSAEVTATHLQQGHRIMVHMSGLVFKTISDGPSKDARDDTSAHPAFNIAWKPDPLFLDREQAAKLFELPMTQEDDPARWMKDSEALCLAYIRRLVQDVAQDTIDKMARHHQRYFAWFQHVVRQSSNEPPSSDDINELEARVIASGAPEGKLIVAVGNALADILAGDRDPLDVIFGEKLAEDVYSNGLGSRRCYAQLSRYLDALAHANPAMSVLEIGAGTGGATRPVMATLTQGGGRRYKHYDFTDISPSFFEQAKENFRGELAHMGFRVLNVEKDPLAQGFEAGRYDVVVAANVLHATRAMDQTLRNARTLLKPGGRLLLFEITNTEVLLGSFCFGVLPGWWLSEDEDRVWGPLMSPASWHRHLVSAGFSGVDAVFDDFPSSPHQMSSILVSTVPGRPEQAPLAEISTMTTTSTFVLASETPAQRKLAETISQSIIGRQGPCDITTVSAVASRDMTGSTCIVVSECEKPVLRDMTEQVFEGVKRVLTQSKVVLWVTRGGTAAAPDPDSEMVTGLARVVRSERPDAKILTASFEAAAAEDVIVEKCAQILRAAQDHTSDNSFRVVDGVINVPRLVPAEYLTEHVEAQTGPLRVVDRHLINDDNDDNEDNSRSLALQIGSPGQLDSFRFEDDDNYKTPLGDHDVEFKPMACGLSVDDDLSSALGTSDKSTLGFEASGIVTRAGSSSRFQAGDRVFGLSVSGAVKMRVRSSDGLLAKLPDGVAWAHGAALPVDYTTAYAVLCEFGSLQRGDTVLVHGAASTLVRALIQVAQLQGAEVYATTVDDDQAERDVFVDACGISRDHLLSTRDGPLKPSLQKLTKGRGINVLVNSAGADASLDSAAGCVAPFGRIVSIGSDVPLSSASLVRGRNVRLESFGLAACASHDLARTGALFQRMVDLVFANWSSVGRPVPVSVYPFSRVRDAFRQLQAEGHKSKVVLAPHDHDVVPVLSVRKAISVFDPEASYVVAGGLGGLGRSVARWMASRGARNLILLSRRGAVEKPAIDLVRELESLGVNVVTPACDVTDEKALRHAMTELAATLPPIKGCIQGSMVLRDNIVENMSVDEWKAATLPKVDGSRNLCSLLADTVDFVVFLSSFVGLIGNPEQANYAAGGAFQDALARQLRARGVNAVSVDLPIVEGVGYVAEKPGLWDHLRSAGWTHISEAELHAVLDYHCRPVAAEYGHGPPTADVARAQVIPRLWLPRETAVVEGHQTPSWGGDPLFSHLRLRATGEEGKTADEAAAAAAAATGKTTINHRALLQGTSSREEVEGVVLEALLLKIARMLSVGVANLETSRPLHAYGIDSLTAVELRSWLAKELGAEVSVFDITNNSSIAQLAVVAAKKSSLAPRFDGGQ; encoded by the exons ATGGAAGAacccatcgccatcgtcggcctgaGCGCCAGGCTGCCCGGCGACGGAGACACCCCCGAGCGCTTCTTTGAGTCTCTGCTGGCCGGGAGATCTGCCCGGACGGAAGTCCCACAGGATAGATACAACGCAGACGCCTTTTGGCATCCGGACGCCGACAGGAGCGGTGCT ACACGAGTTCGCCATGGGCACTTTTTAAAAGGCAGCATTTCGGCGTTTGACGCCCCCTTTTTCTCCATCACGCCCACGGAGGCACGGAGTATCGATCCGCAGCAGCGAGGGATGCTGGAGAGCGTGTACAAGGCACTCGAAAATG CCGGCATTCCCCTCGATACTGTTGCAGGGTCTCGGACCGGCGTGTACGTCGGCTGCTTCACGGCGGACTACAACGACCACATCGCCAAGGACCTCGATATCCCGAACAAGTACTCGGCGCTCGGCACGGTCGCGAGCATGCTCAGCAACAGGGTCTCGTGGTTCTTTGACTTCCGGGGCCCGAGTGTGACTGTCGACACGGCGTGTTCGAGCAGTCTAGTGGCAGTGCATGAAGCTTGCATGAGCCTAAAGCTCCGCGAGATATCCATG GCCGTCGTGGGCGGGTGCAACCTTATCCTGACCCCGGAGATGACTCtcaagctcgacgcggcgggcGTGCTCGGCCCGGACGGCCGGTCGTACAGCTTCGACCACCGGGCCAACGGGtacggccgcggcgaggggttcggcgccgtcgtgcTCAAGCGGGTATCGGACGCCATCCGGGACGGGGACGTCATCCGGGCCGTCATCCGGAACTCGTCAACCAACCAGGACGGCCGTTCGCCCGGCATCACGCAGCCGACGAGGGCCGGCCAGGCGGCGCTCATCCGGCACGTCTACGACCGGGCGAACCTGGACCCGGCGCTTACGCggttcgccgaggcccacGGCACGGGGACCCCCGTGGGCGACCCGATCGAGGCGGGCGCGCTGGCCGACGTCTTCGCGCCGCACCGGTCCCCCGACGAGCCGCTGTACGTCGGCGCGCTGAAGAGCAACGTCGGCCACCTCgagggcgcggcgggcgtggCGGCCGTCATCAAGGGCGTGCTGACGCTCGAGAGCGGCGTCATCCCCGGCAACATGGGCTTCGAGAGGCGCAACCCCGAGATCCGGGACGCCTGGAACCTGGCGTtcccgacggcgccgaccgTCTGGCCGCAGCGCGGGCTGAGGCGCATGTCGGTCAACTCGttcggcgttggcgggaGCAACGCCCACGTCGTCATGGACGACGCGCTTCACTTCCTGAAGCGCCACCGGCTTGTCGGCAACCACCGGACGGAGGCGGTCCCCAACATCGCCCGACACCTGAGCGCCCCGTTGACGAATGGGAGCCGTG CAGATGACGCCAACGCATCGTCCCACCGCCCGTCAGACAGCGGCATAGACCTCAGCGGAAGCGAAAGCGAAGACCTCCCACGCCTCTGCGTCCTCTCGACGCACGACCCGGACGCCTCGTATCGTCTCCGGAAGTCGTACAAGGCGTACCTGGCAGCCAAGTTATCACAGGGCGTCATGGGCGAAGCAGCGCAACTGCGCCTCTTGAGGGATCTCAGCTACACGCTGGGCTCGAGGCGGACTCATCACTCGTGGAGAACAGCGTGCATCGCCAACTCGCCGAGACAACTGCAGAAAGCGCTGGAAGAGGGACCGGCACCGGTCAGGGCGAAACCAAAGCCTTGTCTGGCCTTCATCTTCACCGGGCAAGGGGCGCAATGGGCGGCCATGGGCATAGAATTGTTGGCGTACCGGGCCTTCCAGGAGAGCCTCTTCGCTGCCGATAGATACCTCAATGACCTAGGCTGCAGGTGGTCGTTAACGT TCGAGCTGTCCAGACCAAAATCGTCCTCTCGGATAGACGACCCGGAGTTCTGTCAGCCTATTTGCACGGCGTTGCAGGTTGCTCTGGTCGACCTCCTCACCACCTGGGGCGTCTTCCCTCATGCCATCGCCGGCCACTCCTCTGGTGAGGTCGCTGCGGCGTATGCTGCCGGAGCAATCTCTCGAGAGGCCGCGTGGAAGGTCGCCTACCACCGCGGGCGGCTGAGCGCCAAGTTGGCCCGCTCCGAATCGCGGCCCAAGACAGgcatggccgccgtcggcttGGACAAGGCGAGCACCGAGGCGGCCATCGACCGCGTCAaccggctcggcggcgacggcacgcTGGAGATCGCCTGCATGAACAGTGCCGACAGCCAAACCGTCAGCGGCGACGCCCAGAAGATccgtcgcctcgtcgagatgctcggcgaggagaaggtcttTGCGAGGAGGCTTAACGTCGACGTGGCGTACCACTCGCAGTACATGAGGGCCGTGGCCGAAGAGTATCTCCAGGCGATGGGCGGCGACCTTGAGAAAGGCGCGCTCAAGAGCCCGTTCGAGCCGCGGTTCtactcgtcgacgacgggtgCTGCGATAGCGCTGTCGCAGCTCCGACGACCGGACTACTGGGTCAAGAACTTGGTGTCGCCTGTGCGGTTCACCGAGTCGGTAATGGAGATGCTCAAAGGCTCTCCTGTGCCCAAGTTCAACGGACACGTCAACGGAGACGTCAGACAAGAGGCTGTCATAGAGCCCATCACCGACTTCCTGGAGATCGGCCCTCATAGCGCTTTGAGAGGGCCGCTATCCAGCACCGTGAAGCAAGTCCGCGGCAGCTCGGCGGTCGACTATCACTCGGTCCTCCATCGCCAGAAGCCGGCCGTGGGAAccatcctcgaggccatcggcaCCCTCTTCTGCCACGGACACGGCTTCAACCTCGCCCGGGTCAACGAAGCGGACGAGCCTCACGGGCCCCGGCCTCTCATGCTGACGAACCTGCCGTCGTACCCGTTCGACCACTCCAAGGAGTACTGGGTCGAGAGCACGTTGAGCAGCGGCTTCCGGAAGAGATCCGCGGGTCGGCACGAGCTCCTCGGGGCCCCAGTCCCCGGCGGCTTCAACGCGGACAACGCGGCGTGGCACAACTACATCCGGCTGACGGAGAGCCCGTGGATCGAGGACCACAAGGTCTCGGGGGACGTGCTGTACCCGGCGGCCGGCATGCTCGTcatggccatcgaggcgAGCCGGCAGGTCGCCGACAGGACCAAGGCTCTGAGGGGGTTCAGGTTCCGAGACGTCTCTTTCAAGCTCGCGCTGCGCGTGCCTGACGATGCGAGCGGCGTCGAGTCGCAGTTCTACCTGCGCCGGTACCGGGATTCAAGTCTGTCGGACGACGGGCCCTCGTCGTGGCATGAGTTCCAGCTCTGGACTTTGCAGGACGACAAGTGGAGGGAACACTGCCACGGGTTCGTGCAGACAGAGTACGAAGCCGAGGACCGTCCCGTTCGTTCGAACATGATagaggacgacgtcgtgaCGGGTGACAACCTCCTCGGCTGCGCAACTGAAGTATCTGTAGAGAGACTGTACCGCAACCTGTCGGACTCGGGGCTGGAGTTTGGCCCGACTTTCCAGACCCTGAGCAACGTGCGTGTCGGGGAACATCTCGACATGACCGCCACGGTCGACTCGCCCGGTGAAAGGGTTAAGCAGACGATGCCGTATCAGTACCTCCAACCGCATCTAGTGCACCCGGCCACTCTCGATGCCGTCGTCCACGCCAACCTCGTGCCTGTGGTTTCTGGTAATAAAGATGCCAAGTCCACCAGAGTCCCGACTTACCTGTCTGACGGATGGATCTCGGCGCGGCACGATCTGTCTCACGACTCCTACGCCGTGTCTGCAGAGTCCAAGATGCTCGGCCGGAACGAAGTCTCCGCCGAAGTCACGGCTACGCATCTCCAGCAGGGTCACAGAATCATGGTTCACATGTCGGGACTTGTTTTCAAGACAATTTCTGACGGTCCATCCAAGGATGCCAGGGACGACACGTCTGCACACCCGGCTTTCAACATTGCATGGAAGCCTGaccctctcttcctcgacagAGAACAGGCTGCGAAGCTGTTCGAGCTGCCCATGACGCAGGAAGACGACCCAGCCCGGTGGATGAAGGACTCCGAGGCCCTCTGTCTCGCCTAcatccgccgcctcgtccaggaCGTAGCCCAGGACACCATCGACAAGATGGCCCGGCATCACCAGCGATACTTCGCCTGGTTCCAGCACGTCGTGCGTCAATCCTCCAACGAGCCCCCCAGCAGCGACGACATCAACGAACTGGAAGCCAGGGTCATCGCCTCGGGCGCGCCGGAGGGGAAactcatcgtcgccgtcggcaacgccctggccgacatcctcgccggGGACCGCGACCCTCTGGACGTCATCTTTGGCGAaaagctggccgaggacgtctACAGCAACGGGCTCGGTTCGCGGCGCTGCTACGCGCAGCTCAGCCGctacctcgacgccctcgcccacgcGAACCCGGCCATGTCGGTCCTCGAGATCGgggccggcaccggcggcgccacaCGGCCCGTCATGGCGACGCTGACGCAGGGCGGCGGACGCCGGTACAAGCACTACGACTTCACCGACatctcgccctccttcttcgaGCAGGCTAAGGAGAACTTCCGGGGCGAGCTGGCGCACATGGGCTTCCGCGTGCTCAACGTCGAGAAGGACCCGCTGGCGCAGGGGTTCGAGGCCGGGCGgtacgacgtcgtcgtcgcggccaACGTGCTGCACGCGACGCGGGCGATGGACCAGACGCTGCGCAACGCGAGGACGCTGCTGAAGCCCGGCggccggctgctgctgttcgaGATCACCAACACCGAGGTGCTACTCGgcagcttctgcttcggcGTGCTGCCCGGGTGGTGGCTGtcggaggacgaggaccggGTCTGGGGCCCGCTgatgtcgccggcctcgtggcATCGCCACCTGGTGAGCGCCGGGTtcagcggcgtcgacgccgtctttgacgacttcccctcgtcgccgcaCCAGATGAGCTCGATCCTCGTGTCCACCGTCCCTGGTCGGCCGGAACAGGCACCGCTGGCCGAGATatcgacgatgacgacgacgtcgaccttcGTCTTGGCGAGCGAGACACCTGCTCAACGCAAGCTCGCCGAGACTATCTCGCAGAGCATCATCGGCCGACAGGGGCCATGCGACATCACGAcggtctcggccgtcgccagcCGGGACATGACCGGCTCTACATGCATCGTCGTGTCCGAGTGCGAGAAGCCCGTCTTGAGGGACATGACGGAGCAAGTGTTTGAGGGCGTCAAGCGGGTGCTCACCCAAAGCAAAGTCGTTCTTTGGGTCACCCGAGGCGGAACGGCTGCCGCGCCGGACCCGGACTCGGAGATGGTCACCGGCCTCGCGCGGGTCGTTCGATCGGAGCGGCCCGACGCCAAGATCCTCACCGCGTCcttcgaggcggccgcggcaGAAGATGTAATCGTCGAGAAGTGTGCCCAGATACTCCGGGCAGCGCAAGACCACACGTCGGACAACTCGTTCagggtcgtcgacggcgtcatcaaCGTGCCCCGGCTCGTGCCAGCGGAGTATCTGACGGAACACGTCGAAGCTCAGACGGGGCCCTTGAGAGTCGTGGATAGGCACCTGatcaacgacgacaacgacgacaacgaagaCAACTCACGCTCTCTTGCTTTGCAGATTGGTAGTCCTGGACAACTAGACTCCTTCAGattcgaagacgacgacaactaCAAGACGCCGTTGGGAGACCACGACGTCGAGTTCAAGCCGATGGCCTGCGGACTCTccgtcgacgatgacctgTCCTCAGCTCTAGGGACCTCAGACAAGTCCACGCTAGGCTTCGAAGCGTCCGGCATCGTCACAAGAGCCGGATCGTCCTCCAGattccaggccggcgaccgAGTCTTCGGTCTCTCCGTCTCGGGTGCCGTCAAGATGCGCGTGCGGTCCAGTGACGGCCTCCTTGCCAAACTGCCGGACGGCGTGGCTTGGGCCCACGGCGCTGCCCTGCCGGTGGACTACACGACGGCCTACGCGGTCCTTTGCGAGTTCGGATCGCTGCAACGAGGTGATACCGTTCTGGTGCATGGGGCCGCGTCCACCCTTGTACGGGCCTTGATCCAGGTTGCCCAACTCCAAGGCGCCGAGGTCTACGCGACGactgtcgacgacgaccaggcGGAACGCgacgtcttcgtcgacgCCTGTGGCATCTCACGAGACCATCTCTTGAGCACCCGCGACGGACCACTGAAGCCGTCTCTCCAGAAGCTGACCAAGGGCCGCGGCATCAACGTCCTCGTCaactcggccggcgcggacGCGTCTCTCGACAGCGCAGCGGGCTGCGTGGCGCCGTTCGGGCGCATCGTCAGCATCGGCTCCGACGTTCCCCTTTCAAGCGCGAGTCTCGTCCGGGGCCGCAACGTGCGCCTCGAGTccttcggcctcgccgcctgcgcATCCCACGACCTCGCCCGCACCGGGGCCCTGTTCCAGCGCATGGTGGACCTCGTCTTTGCGAACTGGAGCAGCGTCGGCCGGCCGGTCCCCGTCTCCGTCTACCCCTTCTCCCGAGTCCGAGATGCGTTCCGTCAGCTGCAAGCGGAAGGGCATAAGTCCAAGGTCGTTCTCGCGCCTCACGACCACGACGTGGTGCCGGTCTTGTCCGTCCGAAAGGCAATAAGTGTGTTTGACCCCGAGGCGTCGTATGTCGTTGCGGGCGGTCTAGGCGGGCTTGGGCGGTCAGTTGCGCGTTGGATGGCTTCCCGGGGTGCCCGGAACCTCATCTTGCTCTCGCGGCGTGGAGCAGTGGAGAAGCCTGCGATCGATCTCGTCCGCGAACTCGAGTCGTTGGGCGTCAACGTGGTCACGCCGGCGTGCGACGTGACGGATGAGAAGGCTCTGCGGCATGCCATGACGGAGCTCGCGGCCACACTGCCGCCCATCAAGGGCTGTATCCAAGGATCCATGGTCCTCCGG GATAACATCGTCGAAAACATGTCGGTCGACGAGTGGAAAGCGGCCACCCTCCCCAAGGTAGACGGTTCGCGGAACCTGTgcagcctcctcgccgacacggtcgacttcgtcgtcttcctctcgTCCTTCGTGGGCCTCATTGGCAACCCCGAGCAGGCCAACTacgccgcgggcggcgcgtTCCAGGACGCCCTGGCGCGCCAGCTGAGGGCGCGGGGCGTCAACGCCGTCTCGGTCGACCTGcccatcgtcgagggcgtcggctacgtcgccgagaagccgGGGCTCTGGGACCACCTCCGGTCCGCCGGGTGGACGCACatctccgaggccgagctccaCGCCGTCCTGGACTACCACTGCCGTCCCGTGGCGGCGGAGTACGGTCACGGGCCGCCCACGGCGGACGTCGCGAGGGCGCAGGTCATCCCGCGGCTCTGGCTGCCGCGGgagacggccgtcgtcgagggccaccAGACGCCGTCGTGGGGCGGGGATCCCCTCTTCAGCCACCTCCGGCTGAGGGCAAcgggagaggaagggaagacggccgacgaggcggcagcggcggcggcggcggcgacgggcaaGACAACGATCAACCACAGGGCGCTGCTCCAGGGCACGTCGTCGcgggaggaggtcgagggggTCGTGCTGGAGGCGCTGCTCCTCAAGATTGCGCGGATGCTCAGCGTGGGGGTGGCGAACCTCgagacgtcgaggccgctgCACGCGTACGGCATCGACTCGCTCACGGCGGTCGAGCTGCGGTCGTGGctcgccaaggagctcggcgccgaggtgtCCGTCTTTGACATCACCAACAACTCGAGCATTGCGCagctggcggtggtggccGCGAAGAAGAGCAGCCTGGCGCCGAGGTTTGATGGAGGTCAGTGA
- a CDS encoding Putative UDP-glucuronosyl/UDP-glucosyltransferase, Glycosyltransferase family 28: protein MALSRVTSRGLGHIQLGQSDRSDTATSGNVGSDGRVKVRFHANPQKLASWFQDFQGSFRPHSGDYDDGIIDRVNTNADDLTQARLRRRHSSVVLENLKRHPPAASPRLNIAIHIVGSRGDVQPFIPIAQLLARAPYGHRVRICTHPVFKDFVESNGVEFFSIGGDPEALMAYMVKNPGLLPSRESVKAGDIGQRRREMAEIINGAWRSCIEAGDGMGQRTTAATVKDADDLFVADAIIANPPSMAHIHCAEKLGIPLHMVFTMPWCPTQAFHHPLASMSYGEADTSVANYLSFIMMELLTWQGLGDLINKFRTQTLGLDPISPMWGCQLLPRLRVPYTFLWSESLIPKPADWDSHINITGFSFLPLADKYTPPPDLTAFLESGPPPVYIGFGSIVVDDPRALTQLIFDAVRIAGVRAIVSKGWGGVGGGSDDTVPDSVYLIGNCPHDWLFRRVSAVVHHGGAGTSAAGIAAGRPTVVVPFFGDQPFWGQMIARAGAGPAPVPFKEMTAETLAASISFALQPEVQVAVQRMAQRIAEEDGAGDTARDIQERLALDTMRCDICPERLANWTHRKTGAHLSNFAVGCLVDRDLMKPHDFKLLRHKKWYVDEGAEHPIIGLVAAVAGFFTSVGIATSDYSERLRNPRIPPGGPNGMEIDLEAQSERAKPAEVESNTTREASAEPDGGRGEEGGGGGEEAGMAEDGHLKRVAKANTMTPKQMNAIARKMATKSLRCADPTVEIAMDDMMTRGRGRRSRRPSVASSSAGRHQRRSRPMEIARATARYGFEVAKAGLKAPVAVFYNMANGFHNYPSYAFASHDVRRRDEITGLGSGIRTAGKEFALGNWEAFSGIVVKPYKAVKKEGIKGLGKGIWQGGRGFTYNIFAALFGLPGYTLKGLEKELSKHSLTELKAEVLLIRLRQGIVDFRRSTAAEREEVVVRWQQFLSGRS, encoded by the exons ATGGCACTCAGCCGCGTCACGTCAAGGGGTCTGGGCCACATCCAGCTGGGGCAGAGCGACAGGTCCGACACGGCGACCTCGGGCAACGTCGGCAGCGATGGCCGCGTCAAGGTCCGGTTCCACGCAAACCCGCAGAAGCTGGCGTCCTGGTTCCAGGACTTCCAGGGCTCCTTCAGGCCGCACTCGGgcgactacgacgacggcatcatcgacAGAGTCAACACCAACGCCGACGATCTGACCCAGGCCCGGCTGCGTCGCCGCCACAGCAGCGTCGTGCTCGAGAACCTCAAGCGCCAcccgccggccgcgagccCGCGCctcaacatcgccatccaCATCGTCGGCTCCCGCGGCGACGTCCAGCCCTTCATCCCCATCGCCCAGCTGCTCGCCCGCGCCCCTTACGGCCACCGCGTGCGCATCTGCACCCACCCCGTCTTCAAGGACTTTGTCGAGTCCAACGGCGTCGAGTTCTtcagcatcggcggcgacccggaGGCCCTCATGGCCTACATGGTCAAGAACCCGGGCCTGCTGCCGAGCCGCGAGagcgtcaaggccggcgacatCGGCCAGCGCCGCAGGGAGATGGCTGAGATCATCAACGGCGCCTGGCGGAGCtgcatcgaggccggcgacggcatgGGCCAGcgcaccaccgccgccaccgtcaaggacgccgacgacctcttcgtcgccgacgccatcatcgccaacccGCCCTCCATGGCCCACATCCActgcgccgagaagctcggcaTCCCGCTGCACATGGTCTTCACCATGCCCTGGTGTCCCACCCAGGCCTTTCACCACCCGCTGGCCTCCATGAGctacggcgaggccgacacGAGCGTCGCCAACTACCTCTCCTTTATCATGATGGAGCTGCTTACATGGCAAGG GCTCGGCGACTTGATCAACAAGTTCCGCACGCAgaccctcggcctcgaccccATCAGTCCCATGTGGGGTTGCCAGCTCCTCCCGAGGCTCCGCGTGCCCTACACGTTCCTCTGGTCCGAGTCTCTCATCCCGAAGCCTGCCGACTGGGACTCCCATATCAACATCACCGGCTTCTCCTTCCTCCCGCTCGCCGACAAGTACACGCCGCCCCCGGACctgacggccttcttggagtccggcccgccgcccgtctacatcggcttcggctccatcgtcgtcgatgaccCAAGGGCCCTCACGCAGCTCAtcttcgacgccgtccggatcgccggcgtccgcgccatcgtctccaagggctggggcggcgtcggcggcggcagcgacgacaCCGTCCCGGACAGCGTCTACCTCATCGGCAACTGCCCGCACGACTGGCTCTTCCGCcgcgtctcggccgtcgtccaccacggcggcgccggcacctccgccgccggcatcgccgcgGGGCGTCCGACCGTCGTCGTGCCCTTCTTCGGCGACCAGCCCTTCTGGGGCCAGATGatcgcccgcgccggcgccggccctgCCCCCGTGCCCTTCAAGGAGATGACGGCCGAGACCCTGGCGGCGAGCATCTCCTTCGCCCTGCAGCCCGAGGTCCAGGTCGCCGTGCAGCGCATGGCCCAAcgcatcgccgaggaggacggcgccggcgacacgGCGCGCGACATCCAGGAGAGGCTGGCCCTCGACACGATGCGCTGCGACATCTGCCCCGAACGCCTGGCCAACTGGACGCACCGGAAGACGGGCGCCCACCTGAGCAacttcgccgtcggctgcCTCGTCGACAGGGACCTCATGAAGCCCCACGACTTCAAGCTGCTCAGGCACAAGAAGTGgtacgtcgacgagggcgccgagcaccccatcatcggcctggtcgccgccgtcgccggcttcttcacctccgtcggcatcgccaccTCGGACTACTCGGAGCGCCTGCGCAATCCCCGGATTCCCCCGGGGGGGCCAAACGGAATGGAGATAGACCTTGAGGCCCAGTCCGAACGGGCAAAGCCCGCCGAGGTGGAGAGCAACACGACCCGCGAGGCATCCGCAGAACCCGACGGCGgcagaggagaagaaggaggaggaggaggagaagaagcgggCATGGCGGAGGACGGGCATCTGAAGCGGGTGGCCAAGGCCAACACGATGACGCCCAAGCAGATGAACGCCATCGCCAGGAAGATGGCCACCAAGTCCCTACGGTGCGCCGACCCCACCGTCGAGATCGCCATGGACGACATGATGACCCGGGGCAGGGGCCGGCGGAGCAGGAGGCCCTCGgtcgcgtcgtcgtcggccggcCGGCACCAGCGCAGAAGCCGGCCGATGGAGATCGCGCGCGCGACCGCCCGGTACGGCTTCGAGGTCGCCAAAGCCGGCCTCAAGGCGCCCGTGGCCGTCTTCTACAACATGGCCAACGGCTTTCACAACTACCCCTCGTACGCCTTCGCGAGCCACGACGTACGGCGGCGGGACGAGATCACGGGGCTGGGCAGCGGCATCCGAACGGCCGGCAAGGAGTTCGCGCTGGGGAACTGGGAGGCCTTTAGCGGGATCGTCGTGAAGCCCTATAAGGCCgtgaagaaggagggcaTCAAGGGTTTGGGCAAGGGGATCTGGCAGGGCGGCCGCGGGTTCACCTACAACATCTTTGCCG CGCTGTTCGGTCTGCCCGGGTACACTCTCAAGGGACTCGAAAAGGAGCTGTCGAAGCACAGTCTGACcgagctcaaggccgaggtgCTGCTGATCCGGCTGAGGCAGGGGATTGTTGATTTTAGGAGGTCGACAGCAgcggagagggaggaggttGTTGTAAGATGGCAGCAGTTTTTGTCGGGACGGTCGTGA